A single genomic interval of Polaribacter vadi harbors:
- the tsaD gene encoding tRNA (adenosine(37)-N6)-threonylcarbamoyltransferase complex transferase subunit TsaD has product MKKPVYILGIESSCDDTSASVICDAKVLSNVVANQEVHSKYGGVVPELASRAHQQNIVPVVQQALEQANVTKEQLAGIAFTKGPGLMGSLLVGTSFAKSLALGLQIPLLDVNHMQAHILAHFIKDDESKIPTFPFICLTISGGHTQIVKVINHFEMEILGETIDDAVGEAFDKSAKILGLPYPGGPFIDKYAKLGNPKAYKFTKPKVGDLDFSFSGLKTGILYFIQKQQRINPNFVEENLNDICASIQFTIIEILMNKLKNAVKKTGIKQIAIAGGVSANSEIRNRLQLAEKHFGWKTYIPKFEYTTDNAAMIAITGYLKFLNNDFANADVTAKARLKVTE; this is encoded by the coding sequence ATGAAAAAACCTGTTTATATTTTAGGAATAGAATCTTCTTGTGATGATACAAGTGCATCTGTAATTTGCGATGCCAAAGTGCTAAGTAACGTTGTTGCAAATCAAGAAGTTCACTCAAAATATGGTGGAGTTGTGCCAGAATTAGCTTCGAGAGCACATCAACAAAATATTGTTCCTGTAGTGCAACAAGCTTTGGAGCAAGCCAATGTAACCAAAGAACAATTGGCTGGAATTGCTTTTACAAAAGGCCCAGGTTTAATGGGTTCACTTTTAGTGGGAACCTCTTTCGCAAAATCTTTGGCTTTGGGTTTGCAAATTCCTTTGTTGGATGTAAACCATATGCAAGCGCACATTTTGGCACATTTTATTAAAGATGATGAAAGTAAAATACCAACATTCCCATTTATTTGTTTAACAATAAGTGGTGGACATACACAAATTGTAAAAGTTATCAATCATTTTGAAATGGAAATTTTAGGTGAAACAATTGATGATGCTGTTGGTGAAGCTTTTGATAAATCTGCCAAAATTTTAGGATTGCCTTATCCTGGAGGTCCTTTTATAGATAAATATGCGAAACTAGGAAACCCAAAAGCTTATAAATTTACCAAACCAAAAGTGGGCGATTTAGATTTTAGTTTCAGTGGTTTAAAAACAGGTATTTTATATTTTATTCAAAAGCAGCAAAGAATAAATCCTAATTTTGTTGAAGAAAACCTGAACGATATTTGCGCATCAATTCAGTTTACAATTATTGAAATTTTGATGAATAAGTTAAAAAATGCAGTTAAAAAAACAGGCATTAAACAAATTGCAATTGCTGGTGGCGTTTCTGCAAATTCAGAAATTAGAAATCGCTTACAATTAGCTGAAAAACATTTTGGCTGGAAAACCTACATTCCAAAATTTGAATATACTACAGATAATGCAGCAATGATTGCAATTACTGGCTATTTAAAATTTTTAAATAACGATTTTGCGAATGCTGATGTTACTGCTAAAGCACGCTTAAAAGTTACAGAATAA